One region of Scophthalmus maximus strain ysfricsl-2021 chromosome 13, ASM2237912v1, whole genome shotgun sequence genomic DNA includes:
- the phb2b gene encoding prohibitin-2b isoform X2, which produces MASKKPRTLWKVGTEPSSSTGLEACRWTLYLLRGCTSVCVCHRVPWFQYPIIYDIRARPRKISSLTGSKDLQMVNIAVRVLSRPVASNLPVMYQQLGKDYDERVLPSIVNEVLKSVVAKFNASQLITQRAQVSLLVRRELFERAQDFNIILDDVSITELSFSSQYTAAVEAKQVAQQEAQRAQFYVEKAKQDQRHKIIQAEGEAEAAKMLGQAVTKNPGYLKLRRIRAAQSIAKTVSSSQNKVYLNADSLVLNLQDQTSFNNMSLGVKK; this is translated from the exons tgGAAGGTGGGCACAGAGCCATCATCTTCAACAGGATTGGAGGCATGCAGATGGACACTGTACTTGCTGAGGGGCTGCACTTCAG tgtgtgtgtgtcatagggTCCCCTGGTTCCAGTACCCCATCATCTATGATATCAGAGCCAGGCCCAGGAAGATCTCCTCTTTGACTGGCAGCAAAg ATTTGCAGATGGTTAACATAGCAGTGCGAGTGTTGTCCAGGCCCGTGGCGTCCAACCTGCCCGTCATGTACCAGCAGCTGGGGAAGGACTACGATGAGCGCGTCCTTCCCTCCATCGTCAACGAGGTGCTGAAGTCTGTGGTGGCAAAGTTCAACGCCTCACAGCTCATCACCCAGAGAGCACAG GTGTCCCTGCTGGTGCGCAGGGAGCTGTTTGAGAGAGCTCAAGACTTTAACATCATCCTCGACGACGTGTCCATCACTGAGCTGAGCTTCAGCAGCCAGTACACTGCAGCTGTGGAGGCCAAGCAAGTTG CCCAGCAGGAGGCCCAGAGGGCCCAGTTCTATGTGGAGAAAGCCAAACAAGACCAGAGACACAAGATCATCcaggcagagggagaagctgAAGCTGCTAAGATG ttgggCCAAGCAGTGACTAAGAACCCCGGTTACCTGAAGCTGAGGAGGATTAGAGCAGCACAGAGCATCGCTAAGACG GTGTCATCATCTCAGAACAAGGTGTACCTCAATGCTGACAGTTTGGTCCTGAACCTTCAAGACCAGACATCTTTTAACAA CATGTCACTGGGTGTAaagaagtga